CCTCTGGTGGAGGTTATGGGCTTGAAACAGACGCGAGGACGCACAGACGGACAGACGCACGTGGCCTTCGGGGTGGTCGGGCTGGGTCTTGGCGTTCCGCTCCTGGCGCTGGCGGGGTGCGGGGGCAAGGCGGAGTCGGCGTCCTCGGGCTCACCGGCCGCGCAGCAGGTCCTCTACACAGCAGACACGGCGACGGTCGCCTCGCCGCTCAGCCTGCCCGCCCAGCTCTACGTCGAGCACGACACCTGGATGTACGCCCGCACCGCGGGCATCGTCGAGTCGCTGTACGTGGACCTCGGCTCGAGCGTGCGCGCCGGCGATCTGCTGGCCCAGCTCGAGCGGGCCGACCAGACGATCGCCGCGCAGCAGGCGGAGGTGGCGTTCGAGAGCGCGCGGCGCGAGGTGGAGCGGCAGCGCTCGCTCGCCATGTCGCGGCTGGTCGCCGTGGCGGACTCGGAACGCGCCGAGTTGGAGTTCCGGCGTGCCGAGCTGGGGCGGCAGCAGGCGCGCCGCGACCTCGAGCTGACGCGGGTCACGGCGCCGTTCGCGGGCGTCGTCTCGGCGAAGACGATCCGGCCGGGCAAGCTGGTGGCGCCCGGGGACTCGCTCTTCCGCGTGACGGCGCTCGCGCCGCTGAGAGTGGCCGTGCACGTGCCCGAGAGCGACGCCCGCGGGATCGGCGTGGGCGCGGGCGGGTTGGTCGTCGGGCTCGACGGGGGGGGCGCCCGCGCGACGGTGATCCGCGCCTCTCCCAACATCGACGCGGCAAGCGGCACGCGCGAGTTGATCCTGGAGCTCGCCCCCGGCTCGACAATGCGGCCCGGCGCCAGCGTGACGGTGCGCCTCGGCGCCGAGCGACGCCACGTCGTGGTGGTCCCCGGCGCCGCCGTCGCCGACTCCGGCTACGTGCTGGTGTGGGAGGACGGACGCACCGCGCTGCGCGCCGTCACGCTCGGCGCGCGGCTCCCCGATGGGCGGGTCGAGGTGGTGAGCGGCCTCGCGTGGGGGGAGCGGCTGGCGCAGCCGCGATGAAGCCGCCCCGGCTCCGCGACGACCTCACGATCGTCGAGCAGACGTATCGCGGCGAGCAGAGCTTCATCGTCAAGGAGCACGCCACCCACAAGTATTTCCGCTTCAAGCTCCTCGAGATCATGGTGATGCAGCAGTTCGACGGCGAGAAGTCGTATGCCCAGGTCGCCGCCGCGCTCGCCGAGGAGGGCCTCCCCTTCAAGGCCTCAGCCGTGGAGAGCTTCGCGAAGAAGCTCAATTCGATGGGGCTGTTGGAGCGCACGGTTCACGAGCGATCGGTGCTGCTGATGGAGCGCCTGCGCGCGGAGCGCAACCGCCGCGTCAAGCGGACTCATTACCAGGGCAGCATCCTGCGCATGCGCTTCTCGGTGGGGGACCCCAACGACTTCTTCGACAAGTGGACGCCGCGGCTCGGGTTCTTCTTCTCCAAACCGTTCCTGGCGATGTCGGTCGTGCTGTTCGCGGTCTACGCGGTGCTCGTGGTGGTGGAATGGCCGCTGGTGATGGAGGTGATCCGCACGTTCTACACGCCGAGCCAGTACTCGGTCCGATTCTTCGTCGTGTTCTGGTTCACGGCGGTGACGGTGATCGTGATCCACGAGCTGGGCCACGGGTTCACCTGCAAGTATTTCGGCGGCGAGGTGCACGAGATGGGGGCGATGATCATCTACGGCAACCCCGCGTTCTACTGTAACGTGAACGACGCGTGGACCTTCCCCGAGTTGAAGGCGAGGCTGTGGGTGACGGCCGCGGGCTCGTGGATCCAGATGGTGGTGGCCTCGCTCGCGGCGATCGCGCTGTGGGCGGTTCAGCCCGGCACCGTGATCTCCCAGATCGCCGCGGTCGCCGTTCTCATCGGCGGCGTCACGACGGTCCTGGCGAACGCCAATCCGCTGATCCCGATGGACGGCTACTACGCGCTGAGCGACTACCTCGAGATCCCGAACATGCGCCAGCGCGCCCTCGGTTACATCGGGTTTCTGATCCGGCGCCACCTGATCAGGATGTCGGTGCCGGAGCCGCAGGTGGACGAGCGCGAGCGCCGCGTCTTCCTCATCTATGGCGCCCTGGCGTTGTTGTACACGACCGCGATCCTGACGTTGCTGGTCGGGCGCCTCTTCGGATGGGTGAGCGCCGCCTTCGGAGCGTTAGGCGCGGTGGCCTTCGTGCTGTTCATCTGGTCCGTCCTCAAGGGTGCGGTGCGCAACTGGGCGCAGGCCGTCTTCACGTCCTTCCGCGAGCACCGCAGCTTCTGGACCTCGAGGACGGTGTGGAGAAGGAGCGCGGCCCTGGCCGGCGGGATCGCCCTGCTGGGGATGCTCGTTCCGGTGCCGATCAGGGTGGGCGGCGTCTTCACGACAGGCTCGCCGCTCCAGATCGCGCTCACCGCGGCGGACGACGCCGTGCTCGCGCGGGTGATCGCCGCGGAAGGGACGCGGGTGCCCGCCGGCGCCCCGATCCTGGTGCTGAGGGACTTCGGGCTGGAGCGCGCAGTGCTTGCGGTCGAGCGGGCGGCCGACTCGCTCGCGGCGCGGGAAGTGGACGCGCGCTCCCGTGGGGCGGCGTCCGATGTCGCGCGCCTTGCGGCCGCGCGGGAGGAAGTCTCCGCGACGCTGGCGGCGCTCCGGGGAAGGCTGGAGCAGCTCACGTTCCGCTCTCCGGTCGCCGCAGTCGTCGTCACCCCACGCCTCGAGGAGCTCGTGGGCCGGAGGTTCGAGCGCGGCGACACGGTGGTGCGATTGCTGGGCAACCCGGACTCGCTGGAATTGCGCGTGGCGCTCGACCGGGCCGGCGCGACGCTCGTCCGGCCCGGACAGACCGCGCGCGTCGTCCCCTACTCCGACGTCGGCGCGGCGGCGAGCTTTCCGGTGGCGACGGTCTCCGCGGCGGCGGCGGGCGACTCCTCACAAGGGCAGTTCCAAGCCCGGGTGATCGTGGCGGCGGGGCGCGCCTACCGACCCGGCGTCACCGGCGAGGCGGAGGTCACCATCCGGTGGACGAATGGGTTCGGCGCCCTGTGGTGGGCGGTTCGGAAGCGGGTCAGGAGCGACCTGCTGCTGTGACCGAAACCACCGAGCCGATGGTCGCGGCCGATGGCTGACCGGCGCTTCACCGACCGCGGCGGCCGGCGCTGGGAGATCCGGGTGAGAGGTCGCGGCGAGTGGACGTTCGAGCCGGTCGAGGACAACCCCGGCCCCGCTCGCGCCGCCATGCCGCCGGGTTACGAGTCCGATCCGTTCGAGCTCAGCGTCGAGGAGATCCAGGCGCTGCTGGACGCCGCGCCGGCGCCGCGACAGCTTCCGAAGTCGTCGCCATTCCTCGATTGAGGGCATTGCCATGACCTTGCCGATGCGCGTCAGGTTGACCGCGATTCTCATCGTCGCCGCTGCGACCGCGACCGCCGCGCCGCTCGCCGGGCAGACGCTGCGGCTCGGCACCATCGACTTCCCCACCTCGGGCATGCCGGCGGCGCAGCCGTCCTTCGTCACGGGAGTGATGTACCTGCATAGTTTCGAGTACGAGGCTGCCGTGCGGGCATTCCGCGAAGCCGAACGGCTCGATCCGGACTACGCCATGGCGTACTGGGGCGAAGCGATGACGTACACGCACCCGGTGTGGAACCAGCAGGATCGCGATGCTGCCCGCGCCGCCCTCGCGCGCCTGGCGCCCACGGCCGCGGCGCGCCGCGCGAAAGCACGGACCCCCCGGGAGCAGGCCTACCTCGACGCGGTGGAAGTGCTGTACGGCGAGGGGCCGAAGCCGCACCGCGACACCGCGTACGCGTCGGCGATGGAGCGGCTCGCCACCGCGAACCCCGGCGACCTCGAGGCGCAGGCGTTCTACGCGCTCTCGCTGCTGGGCCTGAACCAGGGTGTGCGCGACGTGCCGACCTACCTGCGCGCCGCGGCGATCGCCGAGGCGGTCTTCCGGGCGAATCCCGATCACCCCGGTGCCGCCCACTACATCATCCACGCCTTTGACGACCCGACCCATGCTCCGCTCGGGCTCCATGCGGCGCGCGCCTACGTGGGCATCGCGCCGGGCGCCGCTCACGCCCAGCACATGACGACTCACATCTTCCTCGCGATGGGGATGTGGGACGATGTCGCTTCCCAGAACGAGATCGCCGCCGGTGCGGACCGCTCCCGGTGGATGCCCGGGCACTACACGACGTGGCTCGGCTACGCCTACCTCCAGCAGGGCCGGTACGCGGAAGCGCGCCGCCTGCTCGAGACGCTTGCCAACCACTCGGGGCGGGGCCGCCAGCGGGGTATTCTCGCGAGCCTCCAGGCGCGATTCGTCATCGATGCCGAGCAGTGGGATGGTCCCGAGGCAATGGGACTGGCCGCGGGTGCGGGCGCGCCGGGCGAGGACGGGTACGAGTACGCGACGTTCGTCGCTGGGCTGGCGGCGCTCCGGCGCGGCGACCGCGCCGCGGCCGAGCGGGCACTCGCCGCACTGACCGGCGCACCCGGGAACGCCGGCGCGACCGCGCGCGTCGGCGACACCGGCGACCGGGTCGTCCCCGTCATTCTCGAGCAGGAGTTGCGGGCCCAACTGCGAGTCGGCGCCGGCGCGACGGAGGAGGCGCTCGCCCTGCTGCGCGCCGCCACCGCGCTCGAAGACGGCATGCCGTTCGAGTTCGGGCCGCCGGTGGTCGTGAAGCCCGCGCACGAGATGCTCGGCGAAATCCTGCTCGAGATCGGGCGCCCGCGGGAAGCCGAGGCCGAGTTCCAGCGGGCCTTAGCGCTGGCGCCGAAGCGGGCGCTGTCCCTTCGCGGGCTCGCCCGCGCGGCGGCTGCGGCGGGAGACACGGCGACGGCCGCGCGCGCCTCGAGCATGCTAAGGGAAGTCTGGCACCGAGCGGACCCTGGGCCGCGGCGTTAGGCGCCTCCCCGTTCTGAGCGGGCTCTGCGACAGCGCGATCAGTGCGCCGAGGCGGCCCCCGCCGATGGCCGCGGTGAAGCGGCCCGCACCGCCCGCACCTGGTCCGGCGTCACGACCGCCCCGGAATTCCCCCACTGGCTGAAGACGTACGTCAGCGCGTTCGCCACGTTGTCGTCCGTCAGCGCCTGCGCCGGCATCACGCTGTTGAACGTGGCGCCGTTGACCGTCATGGGACCGGTCATGCCGTTGAGCACGATGCCGATGGCGCGCCGGAAGTCGGCGTTCAGGTAGTCCGACCGCGCGAGCGGCGGGAACGCGCCGGGGATGCCGCGCCCGTCCGGCTGGTGGCACGGCGCGCAGTTCTGCTCGAAGACGCGCCGCCCGAACGCGATCTGCTCGGCGGTGGTCCGCGCGCGCGGCTCCTCGACGGCGGGCACCGGCACGCTCTGCACGGCGCCGCCCTCCGGATGGTAGATGCCTTCCGCGATGCGGCCGGAATAGATACTGGAGTCCTGCGCCCCGGCAACCTTCAGCATGCCCAGCGCGCCCTTGTTGAAGGCGCGGAAGATGGAGTGGTCCACGAGGATGAAAGTGCCCGGCACTTGAAGCCGGAAGTCCACGATGGCCGCGCCGCCCGCCGGAATGAGCGTCGTCTGGATGTTCCGGTTGGCCTCGGAACCCGCTTCCTGGTAGACGCGGTCGAAGATCTCGCCGATGACGTGGAACGAGGAGATGAGGTTCGGGCCGCCGTTGCCCACGAAGAGCCGGATGGTTTCTCCGACGTTGGCCGTCAGGGCGTGATCGCCCGTGAGCGACCCGACCGCCCCGTTGAACACCACATAGTTCGGATGCTCGGCGATCGCCTGGCGCATGTCGAACGGCTGGTGGCCGGCCACGCCGTACGGGTCGCGAGTGTAGACCTCGCCCTGCATGACGTAGTACTCGCGGTCCACCTGCGGCAGGCCCTCCTTCGGCTCGACGAGGATCAGGCCGTACATCCCGTTGGCGATGTGCATGCCGACGGGCGCGGTGGCGCAGTGGTAGACGTAGAGGCCGGGATTGAGCGCGCGGAACGCGAAGGCCGCGCTCTGGCCGGGCGCCACGAACGACGACGACGCGCCGCCCCCGGGACCGGTGACGGCGTGCAGGTCGATGTTGTGCGGGTTGTGGCTGCCGGGGTGGTTGGCGAGGTGGAACTCGACCAGGTCGCCCTCGCGCACCCGGATGAAGGACCCCGGCACCGACCCACCGAATGTCCAGAACGTGTACTCGACCCCATCGGCGAGCCGGCCCGTGACCTCCTTCGTCTCCAGGTTCACGATCACCTTGGTCGCGTGGCGTCGCGTAATGGGCACCGGCACCTCCGGTGCCCGCGTCAAGACCGCGGTCTCCTCGCCCTGGATGCGGTCCGTGGCGCACCCTCCGGCGACCGTCG
This genomic window from Gemmatimonadales bacterium contains:
- a CDS encoding efflux RND transporter periplasmic adaptor subunit, yielding MAFGVVGLGLGVPLLALAGCGGKAESASSGSPAAQQVLYTADTATVASPLSLPAQLYVEHDTWMYARTAGIVESLYVDLGSSVRAGDLLAQLERADQTIAAQQAEVAFESARREVERQRSLAMSRLVAVADSERAELEFRRAELGRQQARRDLELTRVTAPFAGVVSAKTIRPGKLVAPGDSLFRVTALAPLRVAVHVPESDARGIGVGAGGLVVGLDGGGARATVIRASPNIDAASGTRELILELAPGSTMRPGASVTVRLGAERRHVVVVPGAAVADSGYVLVWEDGRTALRAVTLGARLPDGRVEVVSGLAWGERLAQPR
- a CDS encoding tetratricopeptide repeat protein yields the protein MTLPMRVRLTAILIVAAATATAAPLAGQTLRLGTIDFPTSGMPAAQPSFVTGVMYLHSFEYEAAVRAFREAERLDPDYAMAYWGEAMTYTHPVWNQQDRDAARAALARLAPTAAARRAKARTPREQAYLDAVEVLYGEGPKPHRDTAYASAMERLATANPGDLEAQAFYALSLLGLNQGVRDVPTYLRAAAIAEAVFRANPDHPGAAHYIIHAFDDPTHAPLGLHAARAYVGIAPGAAHAQHMTTHIFLAMGMWDDVASQNEIAAGADRSRWMPGHYTTWLGYAYLQQGRYAEARRLLETLANHSGRGRQRGILASLQARFVIDAEQWDGPEAMGLAAGAGAPGEDGYEYATFVAGLAALRRGDRAAAERALAALTGAPGNAGATARVGDTGDRVVPVILEQELRAQLRVGAGATEEALALLRAATALEDGMPFEFGPPVVVKPAHEMLGEILLEIGRPREAEAEFQRALALAPKRALSLRGLARAAAAAGDTATAARASSMLREVWHRADPGPRR
- the nirK gene encoding copper-containing nitrite reductase, with protein sequence MKNASIFLRWAGSAVLMSVATVAGGCATDRIQGEETAVLTRAPEVPVPITRRHATKVIVNLETKEVTGRLADGVEYTFWTFGGSVPGSFIRVREGDLVEFHLANHPGSHNPHNIDLHAVTGPGGGASSSFVAPGQSAAFAFRALNPGLYVYHCATAPVGMHIANGMYGLILVEPKEGLPQVDREYYVMQGEVYTRDPYGVAGHQPFDMRQAIAEHPNYVVFNGAVGSLTGDHALTANVGETIRLFVGNGGPNLISSFHVIGEIFDRVYQEAGSEANRNIQTTLIPAGGAAIVDFRLQVPGTFILVDHSIFRAFNKGALGMLKVAGAQDSSIYSGRIAEGIYHPEGGAVQSVPVPAVEEPRARTTAEQIAFGRRVFEQNCAPCHQPDGRGIPGAFPPLARSDYLNADFRRAIGIVLNGMTGPMTVNGATFNSVMPAQALTDDNVANALTYVFSQWGNSGAVVTPDQVRAVRAASPRPSAGAASAH